A window of the Paralichthys olivaceus isolate ysfri-2021 chromosome 5, ASM2471397v2, whole genome shotgun sequence genome harbors these coding sequences:
- the LOC138407696 gene encoding flagellar attachment zone protein 1-like, with the protein MNKNCSRNKSKTQLNAENTALQKKSAKFEERAVVYSIVNYNYAILTEENTALRKEAAQNTALASEITALEKQAAENLTKETTQKAATFEEKAALYSILRRKIDDNNAALTKENTAVRKEAAKITALAAEITALAAEIPAQAAENAALKEQAAENAALPAEITALVAENTALKEQAAESATLAAENAALVAENTALKEQAAESASLAAENTALVAENTALKEQAAESATLAAENTALVAENTALKEQAAEIVTLAAENTALVAENTALKVQAAENATLPAENTALAAENTALKEQVAESAALAAENTALAKEKTALAAENTALKEQSAENAALPAENTALVAEITALAEENTALKKQAAENLTKEATQKAAQLQQEKLHRESRLQKMLLWLQKKLHRDSRLQKPLLWLQKKLQ; encoded by the exons ATGAATAAGAATTGCTCTAGaaacaaa tcaAAGACTCAGCTGAATgctgaaaacactgctctgcAAAAGAAGTCTGCAAAGTTTGAAGAGAGAGCTGTAGTGTACAGTATTGTGAATTATAATTATGCAATActgactgaagaaaacacagctctgaggaaggaggcagcacaaaacactgctctggcttcagaaatcactgctctggaaaagcaggctgcagaaaatctgACGAAGGAGACAACACAAAAGGCTGCAACGTTTGAAGAGAAAGCTGCATTGTACAGTATTCTGAGAAGGAAGattgatgataataatgcaGCTCTgactaaagaaaacacagctgtgaggaaggaggcagcaaaaatcactgctctggctgcagaaatcactgctctggctgcagaaataCCTGCTcaggctgcagaaaacgctgcactgaaagagcaggctgcagaaaatgctgctctacctgcagaaatcactgctctggttgcagaaaatactgcactgaaagagcaggctgcagaaagtgCTACTTTagctgcagaaaacgctgctctggttgcagaaaatactgcactgaaagagcaggctgcagaaagtgCTAGtttagctgcagaaaacactgctctggttgcagaaaatactgcactgaaagagcaggctgcagaaagtgCTACtttagctgcagaaaacactgctctggttgcagaaaatactgcactgaaagagcaggctgcagaaattGTTACtttagctgcagaaaacactgctctggttgcagaaaacactgcactgaaagtgcaggctgcagaaaatgctactctacctgcagaaaacactgctctggctgcagaaaacactgcactgaaagagcaggtTGCAGAAAGTGCTGCtttagctgcagaaaacactgctctggctaaagaaaaaactgctctggctgcagaaaacactgcactgaaagagcagtctgcagaaaatgctgctctacctgcagaaaacactgctctggttgcagaaatcactgctctggcagaagaaaacactgcactgaaaaagCAGGCGGCAGAAAATCTGACGAAGGAGGCAACACAAAAGGCTGCACAGTTACAGCAGGAAAAACTACATAGAgaaagcaggctgcagaaaatgctgctctggctgcagaaaaaactGCATAGAGATAGCAGGCTGCAGAAACCTCTGCTATGGCTGCAgaaaaaactgcagtaa
- the LOC138407697 gene encoding flagellar attachment zone protein 1-like, with protein sequence MNKNCSRNKSKTQLNAENTALQKKSAKFEERAVVYSIVNYNYAILTEENTALRKEAAQNTALASEITALEKQAAENLTKETTQKAATFEEKAALYSILRRKIDDNNAALTKENTAVRKEAAKITALAAEITALAAEIPAQAAENAALKEQAAENAALPAEITALVAENTALKEQAAESATLAAENAALVAENTALKEQAAESATLAAENTSLVAENTALKEQAAESATLAAENSALVAENTALKVQAAENAALPAENTALAAENTALKEQSAENAALPAENTALVAEITALAEENTALKKQAAENLTKEATQKAAQLQQEKLHRESRLQKMLLWLQKKLHRDSRLQKPLLWLQKKLQ encoded by the exons ATGAATAAGAATTGCTCTAGaaacaaa tcaAAGACTCAGCTGAATgctgaaaacactgctctgcAAAAGAAGTCTGCAAAGTTTGAAGAGAGAGCTGTAGTGTACAGTATTGTGAATTATAATTATGCAATActgactgaagaaaacacagctctgaggaaggaggcagcacaaaacactgctctggcttcagaaatcactgctctggaaaagcaggctgcagaaaatctgACGAAGGAGACAACACAAAAGGCTGCAACGTTTGAAGAGAAAGCTGCATTGTACAGTATTCTGAGAAGGAAGattgatgataataatgcaGCTCTgactaaagaaaacacagctgtgaggaaggaggcagcaaaaatcactgctctggctgcagaaatcactgctctggctgcagaaataCCTGCTcaggctgcagaaaacgctgcactgaaagagcaggctgcagaaaatgctgctctacctgcagaaatcactgctctggttgcagaaaatactgcactgaaagagcaggctgcagaaagtgCTACTTTagctgcagaaaacgctgcccTCGTTGCAGAAAAtactgcactgaaagagcaggctgcagaaagtgCTACtttagctgcagaaaacacatctctggttgcagaaaatactgcactgaaagagcaggctgcagaaagtgCTACTTTAGCTGCAGAAAACTctgctctggttgcagaaaacactgcactgaaagtgcaggctgcagaaaatgctgctctacctgcagaaaacactgctctggctgcagaaaacactgcactgaaagagcagtctgcagaaaatgctgctctacctgcagaaaacactgctctggttgcagaaatcactgctctggcagaagaaaacactgcactgaaaaagCAGGCGGCAGAAAATCTGACGAAGGAGGCAACACAAAAGGCTGCACAGTTACAGCAGGAAAAACTACATAGAgaaagcaggctgcagaaaatgctgctctggctgcagaaaaaactGCATAGAGATAGCAGGCTGCAGAAACCTCTGCTATGGCTGCAgaaaaaactgcagtaa